A window of the Teredinibacter franksiae genome harbors these coding sequences:
- a CDS encoding endo-1,4-beta-xylanase: MSKAMGCKRFNIFLLMLSVLAITACEGSAGWETGPTAEPTAEPTAVPSTEPTAEPTTEPSAEPTPQISVTSLHAEADFPIGVGVPAGNASNSLIDSLDRQQIVNAHFSQITAENIMKPDALHPAEDDYFWDDAVALVDYAAVNGMSVHGHTLIWHNQIPTWMSNHTGTAEQWTTMMQTHINTIVGRFADTAAVVSWNVVNEAFTDDAPSVYRNTLWFSNIGEDYFAQAFTAARAADEDADLYYNDVRLELNGSKMNRVVTMIEAFKANGTPIDGIGFQMHVSLTSPEKTAIESAFARVVNLGLKVKITEMDVTVNDDKSLSALALDTELAQAARYQEIVKAYMDAVPAAQRGGISVWGITDDDSGLPELHQRDEWPLLFNANFTPKHALQGFADGLVGGGSE; encoded by the coding sequence AATGCTTTCAGTTTTAGCTATAACCGCCTGTGAAGGCTCGGCCGGCTGGGAAACCGGGCCTACAGCAGAGCCTACCGCAGAACCAACGGCCGTTCCCTCCACAGAACCGACTGCGGAGCCAACAACCGAGCCAAGCGCAGAACCCACGCCGCAGATTAGTGTAACCAGCCTGCATGCCGAAGCCGATTTCCCTATTGGTGTTGGCGTACCGGCTGGTAATGCGTCGAACAGCCTTATCGACAGTTTGGACCGCCAGCAAATAGTAAATGCTCACTTTAGCCAGATAACAGCCGAAAATATTATGAAGCCGGACGCGCTGCACCCGGCTGAAGATGACTATTTTTGGGATGACGCTGTGGCGCTAGTGGATTACGCCGCCGTTAATGGCATGAGCGTACATGGCCACACCTTAATCTGGCATAACCAGATTCCAACTTGGATGTCGAACCACACCGGTACAGCTGAGCAGTGGACAACTATGATGCAAACGCATATCAATACTATCGTTGGGCGCTTTGCCGATACGGCCGCCGTTGTTAGTTGGAATGTGGTAAACGAAGCCTTCACCGATGATGCGCCCAGTGTTTACCGCAATACGCTGTGGTTTAGTAATATTGGTGAAGATTACTTTGCGCAAGCCTTTACCGCGGCCCGGGCAGCCGATGAAGATGCAGACCTCTACTACAACGACGTGCGCCTAGAGCTTAACGGCAGCAAAATGAATAGGGTGGTGACCATGATTGAGGCGTTTAAAGCGAATGGTACGCCTATCGACGGCATTGGTTTTCAAATGCATGTGTCGTTAACTTCACCGGAGAAAACCGCTATTGAATCGGCGTTCGCGCGCGTGGTTAACTTGGGCTTGAAGGTAAAAATAACGGAAATGGATGTGACGGTGAATGATGATAAAAGCCTTTCGGCTCTTGCACTAGACACTGAGCTAGCACAGGCCGCGCGTTATCAGGAAATTGTGAAGGCCTATATGGACGCGGTGCCAGCGGCTCAGCGTGGTGGTATTAGTGTGTGGGGTATTACCGATGACGATAGCGGGTTACCCGAACTTCACCAACGCGATGAATGGCCGCTGTTGTTTAACGCTAACTTTACGCCTAAGCATGCACTCCAGGGGTTTGCTGATGGTTTGGTTGGTGGTGGCTCTGAATAA